The window CTGAATTAAATCCTAGATTTGGTCGAACACCGTTTTTTGCAGTAGTTAATATTGAGGAAGAAGAATTAGAATTTATAAATAATACAGCTCAAAATGCTCCAAGTGGAGCTGGAGTAGAAGCAGCTCAAATTGTTGCTGATCAAAAAGCAGATTTAATGTTTACTCCCAATGTAGGACCTAGAGCTTTTTCTGGATTAGAAAGATTGAATATGAAGATTTATTTAGCAAATGGAACTATTAAAGAAGCAATAGAAGCTTTTAAAAATGATGAGCTTGAAGAGGTAAGTGAACCAACCAATGAAGCACAACATGATCATTAAAAGGGTGAT of the Halanaerobiales bacterium genome contains:
- a CDS encoding NifB/NifX family molybdenum-iron cluster-binding protein, which produces MKVIMPVKNDNGWEAELNPRFGRTPFFAVVNIEEEELEFINNTAQNAPSGAGVEAAQIVADQKADLMFTPNVGPRAFSGLERLNMKIYLANGTIKEAIEAFKNDELEEVSEPTNEAQHDH